A genomic segment from Nicotiana sylvestris chromosome 1, ASM39365v2, whole genome shotgun sequence encodes:
- the LOC104230464 gene encoding uncharacterized protein — protein sequence MAERFNINAITPKTEEWTCKIQVVDKGRPRDNREKTQKYQLMVLQDEEKNKVECVIFNAEIMHFADLFRPFQTYLVSVAQVKESNYMYGNPLNKFTWTIDRCTIVEPIEIVNPPEKPLAPPTRLNLTPFGNFEYQPEGSEFDVLAIVLNASPSTYASNGRRIQDFIIMDDHKRPMKFTL from the exons ATGGCAGAAAGATTCAACATCAATGCGATTACTCCAAAAACGGAAGAATGGACCTGCAAGATACAAGTAGTTGATAAAGGCAGACCTAGAGACAACAGAGAGAAAACGCAAAAATATCAGCTGATGGTTTTGCAAGATGAAGAG AAAAATAAAGTGGAATGCGTTATATTCAATGCGGAGATAATGCATTTTGCAGATCTGTTTCGCCCTTTCCAAACTTACTTGGTGTCAGTTGCACAAGTCAAAGAATCAAACTATATGTACGGAAATCCACTTAACAAATTTACATGGACAATTGATAGGTGTACCATTGTTGAGCCAATAGAAATTGTTAATCCTCCAGAAAAGCCACTAGCTCCGCCAACGCGCCTTAATCTTACACCATTTGGCAACTTTGAATATCAACCCGAAGGATCTGAATTCG ATGTGCTTGCCATCGTGCTCAACGCAAGCCCCTCAACCTATGCTTCAAATGGGCGGAGAATTCAAGATTTTATCATCATGGATGATCA CAAAAGACCAATGAAATTCACACTCTAG